tgcgaTTAAGGTCCCTGACATTACTTTATTTCCGAATTATAACTACcatcttcttatttattttatacattgaccacCGACCTAGTAAATATACACATATACcggttattttatatatttaccgATTTTACATATGTaccgtaacacacacacacacacacacacacacacactggtttgCAGaaatattcaccccctaccaataatgtcacaatttgttgaattacaaataatgcatgcagtttttcaaacaaaactttttttttgtcaaagctgtagtggttaaactgaacccTGTTATATGAGGAGGCGGTTAAATGTCggcgcgaacctgggacctctcacactaaagcatagcgccgataccgctgtatcAAACAGCCGactcctttgcaaggagtgtatataTCGGGCTTCTGTCTTCATgtgagaggtcccaggttcgcggTTTGCATAAAAAATGTTCTTAAAATATCTAAACATTTTTACCGGTACTGTATTCTCAACTTAGTTTTACGCAATATGTACCTAAAACAGCACCATAATTTTGTTTCAACTTTAACGAACAGTTCTTTTCAAATTTGTAATCTCTCTTGCATGATCTCTGGAGTTAATTCATTTTAGGAAATGGATGCGAAGATAAAAACCAAACGATATGGCTAATATACAAAGTATTGTATTAATTATGCCCAGCCTATTAATATTAATGCTGACGTTTTTATAAGGcagttctatttaaaaaaaaaaaaaaaaaaaaaaatctccaggtGATTTAAACTAATTTCCATAAGGTTTGTCCTGTTGTACTCCAGAAAAGTCGAAAATCAAACCAATATCTTGTTTGTTCTTTTCCATTCCATAGGAAGCAGCATTGCAAGGTAGGGGTTTCTCTCTATGGCAACCTCATATCCAAACACATCAGATCGCAAACAGCAAGAGCCATGTCACCAGCCTGAACCTCTGTAATGCAGCAATCCAAGAATAATGacaatactgtatacaaagtGGGGCTGGTTACAAACACACAGGTAATAACTCGCATTGAGCTACAGATACCATTTATTGAAAGAAAAATAGGTTTACACTGTATTCCCATGTAAAAGCACACAAGGGTGCAAAagtgaaagaaataataatacaacacaaatcaaCATGGACATTAAAGTACATAGGGCAAGTCTAAAGGTATTGATATTTCATGCATCACAATTACCTGTGGTTTTATATTGGTACTACTGCACAAGGGTTCAACTATTTACTGcaatgtggtgaaatgtaaaacagtGAGATAATAtacaatgctttatttttaaccATAAAATgcaatcattatatatatttaaagtgtattAATAAAATCAGTGCAGAGGGGGAGAAATGGGTCCACAGCCATCTGAAACATCCCCCACAATAACAATAGCACAAACCACAAGAGTTTCAAACATTATATATTCTTCACAAATACTATTCAAGTGCTTTGTACATTTTCATATAGTGCAGTGTCCTTGTGTCTTAGTGAATTGATTACTTTCTTATTTGTGTCTTCTATTTTACAAGTTGACATATTCTATATACCACTAAAAGAATCTGCAAATAAATTTAGGAATATTTACACCAAAAGCATGCTTAGTTAAACGTCCTTAGGAAGTtacttaatgtaaaaaaaaataaaataaaataatagtaataaaaatatttgcatacatacaaaacaaaatagttttaaTGTCTCTGCCCTGACAATTCCTATTTGTACTTTTTGGAGTTTTTCCAGTGCTTGGACCAAGTGCGGAAAGAACATAAACGTTGCAGGTCTTTTACActtcaaaacaaagaaatgccTTTTAAAAGAAGTTGCTTATTTTTGGAAGTGCAGCGAGACTCCTAGCGTCTGAACCACATCCAGCTATTGATCAGCCAAAAAGCCACGGTGATGGAGTACATGACCATTTCCCTTTTGCCGCGTTCTTTGTTGTCTTCTTCTAGGTGCTGAAGACGACGATTTAGTTTAATGATCTGAAAACAACATGTAAAAACATTAATTAATGTCTCAGACATATACTATATGAATTCCAATTCTTTTCAATTGTAGAGTCTTACTCCTACATTTCTCATTGATGGTAGGCTAGGGATCTTCTCTTTCTTTACTCAGGATTATGTTGTATTGTCTTTTGTGAAAACGTATATTCTAAATTACAATTGTAACTACCTTTTGCCAAATTGGAAATACAAATAATCTCCtacatagggttaccatatgactccatgtataCTGGGACAGTTCAGACTTTTCAACTCACAATGCTAtccattctggtatgttttacctgtctcaggtacctttcacagcatgtgtacacttaccagaatgcactggggtgtgagCTGAAAAGCCTGAAATGTCCTAGTATACATGGAGTAACATGATAACCCTATTCCTACATTATATTCTGACACTTGCTTAATGCAATCCCAATGGCAATTTCAAAGCACGATTACTGACGCTATGCACGGAAAGTTTATACATGTTTGCTCGTGCTTTTGAGTAAATGACATGATTTCACTACCTGTCTTCGTAATGAAGTAGCATCCACAACTGTCAAATCATCCGAAGTCCCTTCCAATGTTGAATCTAAAGCTGAAAGGCCACTTCTGTAGAAAAACAAAAGATTAAAGTCAATATTCTAAAAATTAATGAATGACAGGATAACTTCCAACAAGCTAACAAGGCTGAGACGATTTTACATTTTggattatatacatatataatcttaaatgtatttaagatagtcttttttattttttttacaaatattctgAGTTTCCAGGTTTCAAAATTGCAGTATAAACTATGTCTGCTACAGCCAGCAGTAAATGAGCTGTTTAAATTGAAATACAAGACACACATATCACAAGCCAGCACACTGATTAGGGTAATATGACCACTGACCTATGTTACCAAAGATGCAATTAATACAGATACCTTAGTCCAAAGCAGACAGATAACTGAACTACTTTAATCCTACAATGATGCGGCTGTGAAACAGGAAACAAAAGGTCACGGAGTGCTGGAAATGACACTGTGCATTTACCTGGAGTCGTGCACAGGGTTAGAGGAAGTGGCAGAAGCTGACCCTCCACGCAACACTGGTCTACTGAAGATTGTAGGTGAGAGACACAAGGATAGGAATGAGGAAATACAAGAAAGAAACAGAAGTAGCAATCCTAGAGACAGGAAGAGTATGGTGACTTCTATTGAATTATATTGCAAATGCAATATAATTCCTTATATTTACTGGGACACAAGACAACAATCTGACCTTACATAAGCTTCcttcatttttgtaaataaaaaaggcaaagaATCAGAGGGTTCTGATAAactgtgtattttctttaacttaaaacaattttaaatatatacatcacTTGTAGTAAGATTAACCACTCCCACggctctgtattattattattatttgtttatttagcagacgcctttatccaaggcgacttagagagactaggctgtgtgaactatgcatcagctccagggtcacttacaactacgtctcacccgaaagacagagcacaaggagattaagtgatttgctcagggtcacataatgagtcagtggctgaggtgggatttgaaccggggaccttctggttacaagcccctttatttaaacactggaccacacagcctcctcctgtaTTATTCTTAGAAACAAATATCCAGTATACGAAGCTAGGCCTTTACACAGTACAAATAAACAGTCAGGACACCACATCTCCTATTGTTACAGGAAATAGATTTAGTTCAGGCTTGGCTATGGAACATACAGATAATTTCTTCATATGAAAGAACACTGTACTCAATAATGCATTCTTTAGGTCTTAAATTCATGTGGTATGTCAAGAGACCACCTGATAAATAACTTTCCAATGTTTAAAATGCCATAGCAGCACAAAATGAAACTGCAATCCCACCATAGATCGTGCAGTCTTTGAATAATCTGAGCAGACCTTATTAATGATACTTATACATGTTATTATATTGCAAAGTCATCAAATTAGCAATATAACtacataatatatttatataaaatgacTATTCAGTATTAATAGATGCAAGCTGCATGTCTTGTGAGTGAAAAATGTATAGCAAGTAGTACATGTATTCATTTTGAATCATAACTAGGACATGTCACACCAAGAGAGTACAACTAAAAATAGGACTGCACACTCAATTAACACAGAGCAAGCATGTCCACATTTTACAATTTTGTGTAACTTGATAAATATGCACAATTGTTTTCCTTCAATAGACTATACATTACAAATTACTTAGTAAAACAAATAGAGGCAGACTTTATAAATGTGAAGTGTGGACAAAAAAATGCGCTACTGAATTAAAGACAGAATTGCATTATTTAATGcatgcaatggaaaaaaaaagccaacaccAAGTATAACACCACCCTATGGTTCAAAGGACACCACACTACACATGGCTGGAGCCTCTAGGAGCCAATCACCTTCTGTGGTTTTCATCCAGCACTTCCATGACCTGTTGGTAAGCCCTACGGGTTGTGGACTGGATTAGAGACAAAACACCACGAGCGGAGTAAAGGTTTCGTCCATCGTCCGCAGAAGTAAGAGGAGGATAGAGACGAGGCTGAATCAAGAGAGACGGTGCCACACTGTCCATGTGTGCACACCCAAGCAAGAGGAAAAACATGGAAGTCAGAGCAAGACACACCCCCATACCTCAAGGTAAACAATCCAGTTTTTCAAGCCAATCAGTTTCAGCTTTACATTTtctaattcatatttaaacataTGTGAAATATCTAATTAAATTCCCTACAGGGCTGATCAATATCTGTGAATCCAAGAATCCAATCTGACACGAACAATCGCAACCAACAGAATAAGTCAAACTGAAACATTCAGATTGCCTTTAAACAGTTTTACAGTTTTTCGTTTATGGTAAATGCTAAACATTGAATTGTTCAGTATTGTAACCAACAGGGACTCCCATACTTATTGGCCATTacataccaactcaaccagagccgTTGCCTGACCGTCTCAAATTTTGCCTGAGGGTTTTTGGGCCCGCcgagttcagaaatgctaatcattttttttaaatcattgtgaAGAAAATCTCGCTCCCCGTTCCAGTTCACGCCCGcaataattttttatttgataattaccagggatcctagttttctgcAGTAATGAAattctccaataaaaaaaaaaaagaaaaatctgcgttattccacgagtaaaataaaagggctaaaaatgtgttttcctgCCACATCataagacacacaaacagtactattgggtAACAGTTAAaggaagtatttattgttgttcttgttacacttgttgtgtctctttatgttgtattttagtttatattcttgaactgtaaccttgtattacagTCTAACATGtgaaagtcgctttggataaatgcgtctgctaaataaataaaataaaaatggttatacttgcaaattctaagcaagttacatgCTTACCAGCACCATTaatcaacaaaacaaactttttttttacttcaaatattacaaatagttccctgttgataaataaataaataaatgttattaggTGTGAGATGATACACCAAGTTCACTATATGATACACATCACGATACACGAGCCACGATACGTATCGCGATACTAATGAAAAACTTGACGGACTTCAAAATAATTATGATTTCAATTCTATAGACACAGATTCagttcaaaataaaattatatttatttcccacAAAGTAGTAAACCACTAGtttgaatttaaaaacaaagcagtatGTCAATTAGAGTTCCTGGGATATCCATTTTAGCTGAATTAACCAAATCTCCTTACCACATTtctgagaaaggaaaaaaatactaagcaatgtgtttgataactattaaagaaaaatatatagcATTCCTGATTCCACTGAGGTGTATCGTATCGTGTTGTAAAGTATTGCAATGCAGATGTTTAAGATCCTTTCCTTTTTGCGTAGTTATATACTTGTCACGAGAACTGAGATTTTTAGTTTGATTCCAGTAGGAGGAGATGTGAAATTCTAGTGACACCGGAAGCTGTTAACCCCTCACGTTCcttaagtttaccatggtaatctattttttgtgttttctatcagtttgtagtttttaaaaacacacttaagTGAGGTGTTTGGTAGTTTCcaatgtgtcactgtaacaaagaaattgagttccacacgcaagttcataacccctcagctccaaactagtgccactggaagcacaccctgtcaccttttactctagatctaaccccagacaatgcaaTGGAGAATAACACCAATTCggttaggactatgtggtactttagcctcaccaaagtggccataagcaacgcttgaatgcatgacaaatacaatttcaaaaatccacgataccaaaatgttttgcttgattcatgtagatctcatcaacatctatccaaaaatatctttgggtgaCTTTTTGGAGCACCCCCCATGGGCGTTGTTtcggcctaaacttggtagaaataccaaaaatgtgatatttcaaatGGGGTTAATGACCAGCATGGGGGGGCCTTGAAAtcaaaagtgtttcacaaaatttggaagagtggtccgtaaggttcttacagcaacactaacattttaggacctgcATCCCCTACACGGTAAAGTgttgggctgaagttcgaataaaactcgtcacttacccctcgtctggcaacttgccaaaagtgagttaggtgctcctggtatttttttctcaaaagcccTATTCACTACAATTAAAATGAGGTGCTACttatgatggtagcatctaagttgagtccagggtgatttttctggtcagggtcacaGCTCGATGGGGCATCTCAGCAGGCCCGAAAACCcacaggtgaatttttctagcaaaatctgagacggtcaggcaacaaaatgccccttttctggttgCGTTGGCTTGGAATGACCCTAATGCACAGTTGCTAAAATAAAGCTAAAACAGCATAAATGCAAACCATTAGTGCAACAAACTACTAAGCAACCGCAAAGAAACTCACCAACTCCAGGTCTGTGAATGACATTAATGAAAGCACAGAATAGACAGAGGAAAAGCAGAAGGAGTAAAGAACAGAGACACAATAACGAGGTTTAAAAGGAGGAATGGTGCGTTGATGCCTTACTCACATGGAGTCATTTCGGACCATCTGGCCATTCTGACGAATAGCGTTTTCACTCATAGAGCGTTCCCTCTTCACGCGACCCTGAGTTCGCACCTATGGGAAAAGACAGCAGATGAAACTGGGGCACACGATGCACACACCCCTCCCTGCATATTCCGTGAGATAGGCTTATTAAGAGCATGCCAAGAATAGACAAATGTGTGTAAAAAaagtaaaagagaaaaaaatataattaataggGTTTCTTTCAATGATCTACTTTAATGACAGGGCCATTATTAGCTGGTATTACCATCTgggaataaaaactgaaaactagTCATCCATTTTAGAGAAGCTGTGTGCTTGAGAGCTTGAGAGATCATGCAAACATCATGCTCCCGACAAAAACCCAACAACAATGCAAAAGCAAGAAAGCCTGTAAGACAGCATTACCTCCTCAATACATGCCTCTTCATTCTGAGGGGTCTGAGTCACGGATCGCTCCAAATCCAGAAAATCCAAAGGTCTCTCAGTGAGAGTGAGAACCCGAGGCGGTGTTTTCAACGCTAGTGATTCTAAGGGAGTAGACTGAATCAGGTCAAGATCTCTTGGTCTGGAATACTGGCCATCTTCATGGTCACCTATCAAAAAATAACACAGATTTGTAAAGCTTCTCCATATACAGCACATTACAGCTCAGATATAAAAAGACTGTATTCTACCTTGAATAACATTCAATTGTACTGGTATAAATTCAGGTTTGACTTTTAAGTAAATACCTGACACTACAATCCTCTCAGGAACTTGCATCATGGCATTACGATAGTGTGTGTCCCCTGAACCGCCCTGGCGTGCCTCACCACCTGATGAAGCTATTTTGAGTTTCTCTGGGATCCTCATGCTCTGGCTAATGCCTGCTGTGTAGTCAATCTCGTACTGGATGCGATTGATTTCTGCCATTTCTGCAGTTGGAGAGGGGAATGCTGCTCCGTTCATTgggctgaaataaaaaacaagttaAAAGTGAAATTATTTGTATCGCGTTTACCATAATGTTACTACCGTTTGGGTCGCtgcattgttgttgttaaatTAAAGGATGGTGGGTATTTGCAAGACACCGTTCTGAAGCACTAGCAGGTACAGATACTCCTTGTAATCTTGTAATCAGTGACTGCACAGTGTACGTTTTCTAAAAGTCAGCATGTTCACAGATAGCCTGCATGCACGCAAAAGCGCAGCCAATATATAGTACCTTGACTTGAATGTACCGACATAATTTAAGAACCAGCCAGGCTCCAAGCTGGCACCAAGCAGCCTGAAGACATTCTCAACAGAAGCAGTACCTGTGCTGGTTACTGCATCAAACCCCACTAGTCCAGAGATAATATCCTAGTAATTCTGTATTACTGCAAACAAATAATTAGGTttccttaaatgaaaaaaaaaaaaagtcttaaagaACAATGCCTACTTTAACTCACCTTTCGTTAATCAATTTGGTCTGAACAAAAACACTTCAAACTTCTATAAGGCAAAAGATAACCTCATGCaattgaaatgtttactttattGTCACAATTCTGGGGTGGAGATCCTCAAACTTTACAGACAGCAAAGTAATACCAACCAAAGCAATTAATTTTGCAACAACCGTTTCTGGAAGACACGCAAAAGTGGGTGCTTTAGAAAACTAGTGTTCAAGTGCAGTCATGGGTGATCCTCGTGAAACCACATCAAAAACAAAATCGAATCATGAGCGTTAGGTATGTGAATTGCTGCATTCCACATCTGATAAAGCACAAGGCTATTAGATTACAATAAAAAACCTTACGAAAAATACGATTAGTGATCAATTGCCTTAATTTCGATTTTACCTGCTTGTTTACAGTGCATAAATAGTTTGACGAGATTATAAAAGCAATGTTAATAATTTGTGACAACAGTTGAATCTTCATCTCGCCTCTCTTGATTGGCCCATAGTGGTAGAAACAAGATCACGGAAGAACGTGAATTAAAGATGTCAATTACAATACAACGAGATTTACAATAGCCTCACGCCAGTCCCGAATAATACCCCGCACCGCTCTCCAGCCATTCAgtttactaaaatatatatatatattttttaaaaatcacacaataCAGCGGCTGTAGCCAGTAAAGAGAGCGAGGCCTCACTCATTGAGCCAGACCAAATGCAATGTTTACTTCCACTTACCCGTAGCGAAGCAGTGAAGATTAATTAATATGGGTTCAGTATTTGCTTTGATTGAACAGAACCCTGGAACGATATTTTCTGTTACACAGGAAGCCCAGCATCCCAATATTAACGCTAATAAACAGAGGAGACACTGACCCCTGGCCTAATGTCGCTACTTTCGCGGAATGAGATGAGCGGCGGAGCTGAAGAAAAAGGAAGGAACCCCAACTGAGCAGCTGTATGTAATACTAGATTGAGCCTCTAGAGGCACCGTCCAAAAGCTTTTAAAAGTTTTTCGGAGTCCTGTGAGATAAAGTGCAGTTAAAATTGCATAATCTATAATATCTTTGGTTGTGTTGTTTGTCGTTGTAAAAAATCCAGCAGAGTTAACTAAATTTTAGTCTATTTGTCTGCCCTTCCTGTGCAGATGCACAGTGTGTGAAGGTAACCCTGCTAAACATGATGTGCATTTTCTACCTTTCTGATGCTAAGTCCATTTAATTGTCAATAAGGTGCATTACAGGTAGCCCAGCTGTAGGACAGGTAATGTAGAAATATGCCAGTATGTAAAAGTATATCACCATGACTGtacaccaggggtgtcaaactcagtccCTGGAGGGTCTaataattggtctaattatttgattaattggacacatttaacacttctcttcaggcctcaaaatgtttcataggtagtgtaccttgaatcaagtgcattttttaaaccatcaaattcaacaaataattagataagttatgttaattgagagcttaacttggaatgaaaaccagaagaccctgcggccctcgaggactggagtttgacaccccagCTGTACACTATGTGCAGATAGGCAATAATGATGTGTGTTATACATAAGAATTTACCAACAAGAGGAAGCAATTCGGCCCATCTATCTAAGCTTGTCTGGTTCCCAAAagttcaaaactttgtcaagttgggtcttaaatgaTCCAGGTTATTCAGCCTCAAAATAGATATACAGGTTCCTCTATCCAGATTTCAACATAATGGGATAAAATTGTGTTACAGTTTACCACACCTCATTTTAATTATATGTCATGGCTCCAAATATGCCTGCAGTTTGCTATGGTGGACGTTTTAGTGTAGGAAACCTGTCTATTGTATGGAATTTCTTGCATAAGCTACTAGAGTTAATTGTGTTTATCTACTGTATTGTTAAGTACTTCAATCCATTCAAGATTCAATAAATGCATTGCTTGTGCCTTCTTGTGGCACAGATCAGATATTGACAGTAAGTAAACCTACAGTATGTGCGTATAGTGCAAGTGTTTTCACCTTTTAACACAATTAACTAAAAAGGGGCAGATCTTACTATCACCAGCCTAACATTTATAACCCTTTAT
The sequence above is drawn from the Acipenser ruthenus chromosome 12, fAciRut3.2 maternal haplotype, whole genome shotgun sequence genome and encodes:
- the LOC117417049 gene encoding mitochondrial fission factor-like isoform X4; translation: MNGAAFPSPTAEMAEINRIQYEIDYTAGISQSMRIPEKLKIASSGGEARQGGSGDTHYRNAMMQVPERIVVSGDHEDGQYSRPRDLDLIQSTPLESLALKTPPRVLTLTERPLDFLDLERSVTQTPQNEEACIEEVRTQGRVKRERSMSENAIRQNGQMVRNDSIRPVLRGGSASATSSNPVHDSRSGLSALDSTLEGTSDDLTVVDATSLRRQIIKLNRRLQHLEEDNKERGKREMVMYSITVAFWLINSWMWFRR
- the LOC117417049 gene encoding mitochondrial fission factor-like isoform X5; translation: MNGAAFPSPTAEMAEINRIQYEIDYTAGISQSMRIPEKLKIASSGGEARQGGSGDTHYRNAMMQVPERIVVSGDHEDGQYSRPRDLDLIQSTPLESLALKTPPRVLTLTERPLDFLDLERSVTQTPQNEEACIEEVRTQGRVKRERSMSENAIRQNGQMVRNDSISGLSALDSTLEGTSDDLTVVDATSLRRQIIKLNRRLQHLEEDNKERGKREMVMYSITVAFWLINSWMWFRR
- the LOC117417049 gene encoding mitochondrial fission factor-like isoform X2, with translation MNGAAFPSPTAEMAEINRIQYEIDYTAGISQSMRIPEKLKIASSGGEARQGGSGDTHYRNAMMQVPERIVVSGDHEDGQYSRPRDLDLIQSTPLESLALKTPPRVLTLTERPLDFLDLERSVTQTPQNEEACIEEVRTQGRVKRERSMSENAIRQNGQMVRNDSIVAPSLLIQPRLYPPLTSADDGRNLYSARGVLSLIQSTTRRAYQQVMEVLDENHRRPVLRGGSASATSSNPVHDSRSGLSALDSTLEGTSDDLTVVDATSLRRQIIKLNRRLQHLEEDNKERGKREMVMYSITVAFWLINSWMWFRR
- the LOC117417049 gene encoding mitochondrial fission factor-like isoform X3; translated protein: MNGAAFPSPTAEMAEINRIQYEIDYTAGISQSMRIPEKLKIASSGGEARQGGSGDTHYRNAMMQVPERIVVSGDHEDGQYSRPRDLDLIQSTPLESLALKTPPRVLTLTERPLDFLDLERSVTQTPQNEEACIEEVRTQGRVKRERSMSENAIRQNGQMVRNDSIVAPSLLIQPRLYPPLTSADDGRNLYSARGVLSLIQSTTRRAYQQVMEVLDENHRRSGLSALDSTLEGTSDDLTVVDATSLRRQIIKLNRRLQHLEEDNKERGKREMVMYSITVAFWLINSWMWFRR
- the LOC117417049 gene encoding mitochondrial fission factor-like isoform X1, with the protein product MNGAAFPSPTAEMAEINRIQYEIDYTAGISQSMRIPEKLKIASSGGEARQGGSGDTHYRNAMMQVPERIVVSGDHEDGQYSRPRDLDLIQSTPLESLALKTPPRVLTLTERPLDFLDLERSVTQTPQNEEACIEEVRTQGRVKRERSMSENAIRQNGQMVRNDSIVAPSLLIQPRLYPPLTSADDGRNLYSARGVLSLIQSTTRRAYQQVMEVLDENHRSRPVLRGGSASATSSNPVHDSRSGLSALDSTLEGTSDDLTVVDATSLRRQIIKLNRRLQHLEEDNKERGKREMVMYSITVAFWLINSWMWFRR